The window TAATTAAATCGGATAGATCCGAAATAGCAACACATTGCTGAATACTTAATAGTACAATAGAATAATTTATTAGATAAATAGAATACGACCATAAACTAATAGCTGTAATTGGCTTTTTAAGTATTGTTGTTGATGTCCAATTTGAAAACATAGGAAATGTAAGCACTATACTTATTGAAACTATAGATAAATAATACACATTAAAGAACGTTGAAAAATGGTCAGGATTTAATGAGTTTATATAAATATAGACATGAATACCCATGAATAAAATAGCACCCAAACCACAGCTTATCCATTTATAACGTCTCCACGCTAAAGCATAATAAAATGCTAGAAAGGCAGCTAAAAAACCGTAGTAAATACTATCTAATCTATACACGACAACTTTACGCAAAGATTTACTCCAAGAAAAATCATTAGGACTATTGGTGATACCAACATCAAAAATAAATCTATGAAAAATTGAGACACATATTACAAGCAGTGTTACTACCAAAAACAACCATTTACTACTCTTTTTAAAAATTAAACTTAAAAGGAATACTAAAATGGGTCCAATTAGATAGGCAAATTCTTCGATAGTTAAACTCCATGATTCCGTAAAAAAATCAGCCTGTCTATTTGAGAAATTCTGAAGAAAAAAGAAATACTTGTAGAGTTGTTTTGGGACTTCAGTATTAAAAACGAATAACAAACCAATATTGATAAGTAATACTAAATAATAATTAGGCAACGTCCGTAACCAACGACGCATCCAAAACTGAGTGAAATTTTTAAACTTCGTTTGTTTAGCTTCTATCTGTTTAATTAAAATACCTCCAATTAAAAAACCACTAAGCACAAAAAAAAGGTCAACGCCGATAGTTCCAAAAAACTGAATGGTTTTAATAAGTGTTGACTGTGATTCGGGGAAAATTAAAATGGTAGAATGTGAGCAAAGAATAAGCAAAATCGCTAATGCTCTAACAACATCTAAACCAAAAATTCTTTGTTTGTTTGTTGTTATGGATTTCAATGGATCGTTGTTGAATTATTTCTGTCTTGCTACTTTTATAAGTTTTAGTATGCCCAAAAATATAGCACAAAATTCAGTAAAAGTTCCTAGAGTTAAAAGTAGACTCCCATTGGCTTCCCCTTGAATTTTAAATACAGCGCCTACTATAGTTAGCCCTATTCCTAATATCAAAAGAATTAATGGCACTTTAAATTGTTTCAAACTCATTTAAAATAAGCTTTTAATAATATGTTCAATAGTTACCCCTTCAGCTTCTGCCTTATAATTTTTAATCATTCTGTGACGTAAAATACTAGTTGCTACTGCTTGTACATTTTCTATATCTGGTGAAAATTTACCGTTAATAGCCGCATGTGTTTTTGCTGCTAAAATTAAGTTTTGAGAGGCTCTTGGACCAGCACCCCAATCGACATATTGCTTAACTAAATCTGCTGCAGAATCACTATTTGGTCTAGTTTTACCAACCATAGTTACCGCATATTCAATAACATTATCTGCTACAGGAATACGTCTAATTAACTTTTGAAAATCTACGATTTCTTGCGAAGTAAATAAGGCATTCACTTTGGGTCTATGATCAGAAGTTGTCGCCTTAACCACATCTACTTCTTCTTGAAAACTTGGATAATCTAAATTGATAGCAAACATAAAACGGTCTAATTGTGCCTCAGGAAGTGGATACGTCCCTTCTTGCTCAATTGGGTTTTGAGTTGCTAAAACAAAATATGGTAAATCTAATTTGTAATGGTGACCAGAAACTGTTACCGAACGCTCTTGCATAGCTTCCAACAAAGCTGCTTGTGTTTTTGGAGGCGTACGGTTAATCTCATCTGCTAATATGATATTAGCAAATATTGGCCCTTTGATAAACTTAAATTGTCTGCTTTCGTCTAGGATTTCGCTTCCTAAAATGTCACTTGGCATTAAATCTGGAGTAAACTGTATACGTTTAAAATCCAATCCTAAAGCTTGAGAAATAGTATTAACCATTAAAGTTTTGGCTAATCCTGGAACACCAATTAATAAGGCATGACCACCAGAGAAAATCGAGATTAAAATCTGATTAACCACATCGTCTTGCCCTATAATGACTTTGGCTACTTCTTGCCTTAACGCATTGTATCTTGTTACTAGAGATTTTACTGCTGCAACGTCTGACATATAATTTATTTATTTTTTAACCAGTTACTGCTAAAATCGCAATCTCTATGAGATTCGCTTATTTTAATATAAGTATCCGTTATTTTTTCGTTTTGCCATTTACCTATAGCTTCATATTGCTTTTCACTTAAAGCTAATTCTTTGATTTTTAAATAATCACGAGAGTAATCTGCATCATGATCTTCTATTCTATCAGTAACAGTAACTAGTTTAAACTTGATGTTTCCTTGTCTATCCGAATCTGTTAATACTTCACTGATTGCGTTATTTTCTAACCCTTGCAATTGTCCATATAATTCTGGATCCATTTTGGTTAACTCAAAATTGTAATCCTGAGTTTGCGGATTAATTAATTGTCCACCTTGATATTTTGTTTGTACTTCATCGCTAAATTCTTTGGCAGCCTCAGCAAAAGTATAATCTCCTTTATTAATGTCCTCTTTAATTTTTTCTATTCTTTCTTTAGCCTCCATAACTTCTTCATCAGAAATTTCTGGAACTAATAAAATGTGACTTACATCATATTCTTGACCTCTAATTTTTTCTAAGTATATAATATGATATCCAAAATCAGTAGCAAACGGATCTGAAATCTCCCCTTCTTGCAAAGAAAAAGCGACATCTCTAAATTCTTTTACCATTCTAGGGTTAGACCTATTCATTGGAGGTAGTTTTCCTCCAGCTTTTTTTGATCCTGGATCATCCGAATAAAATGCAGCTCTAGATCTAAAACTTTTTCCGTCTTCTTCTATTTCTCTTTTGTATTCTTTTAATTGATCAATTACACGTTGATTTTCGGTATCACTTACTTTAGGCTCAATTATTATTTGTGCTACTTTAAGTTCTGTTCCAAATCTTGGTCTTTCTTCTTTTGGTATTTTATTAAAAAACTGTCTTACTTCTTCCGGCGTAACTTCAATTTCATCAACAATCTTATTCTTCATTTCTGAAGCTAACTTATTGCTCTTATTAATTTCGAACATTTCTTCTCTAAAACTTGCTTCACTATCTTTTTTATAAAACTTAAGCAGCTCGTCCATGTTCCCATTAAATTGTTGCACAAATTGCTCCACTTGTTGGTTTACGTAAGAAGTAATCTCGGCATCATTAACCACAATACTATCTTGTATAGCATGGTGCGCATATAATTTATCTTCTAATAGCTTACCAAACAGTTGACAATTAGTCACCCCTTCTAAAGAAGCACCTTGCGCTTTTAATTGTAAAATCATTTTTTCAATATCGCTATCCAACACAATGTAATCTCCAACTACAGCAGCGACACCGTCTACTTTCGTCGCTCCATTAGCGACTATAGTATCTTTGATTATTTCTGGAGCTGTTTCGTCAATAACTTCTTGAGCTGAAGCAGTAAATATTGCTAGTAATAAAAACGCAAAAGAGGATAACGTTTTAGTTTTAATTGTAAATTTCAAATTGTTCGTTTTTAATGGCATCTTTAGTAATGTCCTTTTCTAATTGTTTAATTAATTCCAATTTTCGTTTATTAATAACGATTTGGTTAATTGTTGGTCTTACGTATTCTAGTGGTGCTGTATCGTTTCGTAATAATACATCATTTATTTGCATCAAATATAATCCTAATGAATCTTTGAGTTGTATAAAATTAGATTTTTTTAACAATTCATTTCTATTTTCCGGATGTACTGCTGTTATTTTTCTAATAACCTGATCTACTCTAATCCATACAGAATCTTTTAAAGAATAGGATTTAAATTGAATAGATACAGAATCAAGGTCTTTTCTATCTGTTTTATTAAAGCGCTTAAATTTTGTTTTAATTTTTTCTAAATCTAAGCGATTAGCATCAACATTTACATATCTAAACTGTATTAAATCTTCATTTAATTTAAAAGCCTCCTTATTAGCATCATAATAACCTGTTGCTTCTGCATTAGAAACTATTGTGTCCAGATTTTTAGAGACTAGAGCTTCTAAATATGCTTTACTATAAAGGTCACTTTTATATTGCTGTATTAATCTATCAAACTTCTCTATTTTGTCATCCGATAGGTTTACTTGCGCCCCCTGAACCAATAACTGTTGGGTTGCCCATTTATTAATAAAGTTATTAGTAAAAATGGCGCTATCCGATTTAGTCAAATTTTCTGGCAACACCTTTTTAAGATCTTTGGCGTATAAAAAAGAGTTTTCCACCCTTGCCAAAGCTTCTTCCTCTGGCACTGGGTTAAAATAGTCACACGACCATAAAACACTTACTATAATACTGATAAATATTGATTTTTTCAATTTATTTTAGTTCTTCTTTGACTTGATTTAAAGCGTCTTGATTAATAATTACCTTGTATTTTTTTTCTAAACCTAATAACCAATCTTTTTCTTTTTGTTCTTGAAAATCAGAGATCACATGTCCTTTAGCTTCCTTAAAAGTTTTTAATGTCTTAGGAATAACAGCTTTTATTTTAACAACACTAAACGCATCATTATGTTTAAATATTTTAGAAACACCTGTTTTCAGCTCAAGTTCTTTTGGTAATGATTGGTGGTTACTGTCCAATGTATCAGTAATAAAACTAACATTAATTTTAGAATCAGAATTTAACTGAGTTTTGATAACTTCCGAAGTCTTATTATTTTTCAGAAGTTTTGCCACTGTTTTGATTACACTTTTCTTTGCCGAAGACGCAACAATTGCATCTACCCTAACCTCATAAAAATAATTATCTTTATTTAAATCATAATATCCTTCCAACCCTATTGAATCTTGTTTTGCTGCATTCCAAATTTCGGTTTCCATTAAATCAAAAAGCAGCAACCCATCACGGTACTCTGTTAAAACCTGAGCATACTCTTCGTTTTCATTTTCTAGATTTTCCTCTTGATATGCTTTTAAATTACTTTCTACAAAAACGTTATAATTGTCTTCTACTAAAGTCTCAAATTCAGTTTTAGCTTGACGTCTACGTTGACTTTTAAATAAAAAATCGGCAAAATCCTTTTCAGTAATTTTCTTGTTTCCAATTTCTAATAATAATGCTTCTCCTATAAAGTCTTCCGGAATTGTCCAGTTACTTCTAAAAAACTCGTCATTTAAAATAGCTATAAACGATTGTAAATCCGGATGCTTTGTTGTTATATTATACTTTTTATATAACCCCTCCAAACGTTTATCGTTAATAACCTTGGATCGTGAATCACGTTTAATTTTATTCTTTAATTCAGGTGCCAATTCTTTAAACGATTTGACTCCATTTTTTTCCAATAACTTAACAATATGATACCCGAATTCCGATTTAAATGGT is drawn from Psychroserpens sp. NJDZ02 and contains these coding sequences:
- a CDS encoding AAA family ATPase yields the protein MSDVAAVKSLVTRYNALRQEVAKVIIGQDDVVNQILISIFSGGHALLIGVPGLAKTLMVNTISQALGLDFKRIQFTPDLMPSDILGSEILDESRQFKFIKGPIFANIILADEINRTPPKTQAALLEAMQERSVTVSGHHYKLDLPYFVLATQNPIEQEGTYPLPEAQLDRFMFAINLDYPSFQEEVDVVKATTSDHRPKVNALFTSQEIVDFQKLIRRIPVADNVIEYAVTMVGKTRPNSDSAADLVKQYVDWGAGPRASQNLILAAKTHAAINGKFSPDIENVQAVATSILRHRMIKNYKAEAEGVTIEHIIKSLF
- a CDS encoding gliding motility protein GldL, which codes for MSLKQFKVPLILLILGIGLTIVGAVFKIQGEANGSLLLTLGTFTEFCAIFLGILKLIKVARQK
- a CDS encoding peptidylprolyl isomerase; the encoded protein is MKMNILRATLLVFLCSCFFAKAQGNSVLFTVDNVPVYTSEFKRVYNKNLDLVKDDSQKDIDNYLDLFVKYKLKIAEAKTLQLDKKTSYLREFDNYKNQLSKNYLNDNKVTDRLIEEAYNRLQTEVDANHILVKIDQNASPKDSLLAFKELQKLRTRAISEGFEAVKKDVHNGRTLFAEELGYFTAFKMVYAFENAAYNTKVGEWSAPFRTQFGFHVVFVKDKRDNRGDVTVAHIMLEDKADQQDAESRINEIYKRLKQGEAFEALAKQFSEDKSSSSNGGKLNTFSAGQLSSKVFENQAFGLESVGQVSKPFKSEFGYHIVKLLEKNGVKSFKELAPELKNKIKRDSRSKVINDKRLEGLYKKYNITTKHPDLQSFIAILNDEFFRSNWTIPEDFIGEALLLEIGNKKITEKDFADFLFKSQRRRQAKTEFETLVEDNYNVFVESNLKAYQEENLENENEEYAQVLTEYRDGLLLFDLMETEIWNAAKQDSIGLEGYYDLNKDNYFYEVRVDAIVASSAKKSVIKTVAKLLKNNKTSEVIKTQLNSDSKINVSFITDTLDSNHQSLPKELELKTGVSKIFKHNDAFSVVKIKAVIPKTLKTFKEAKGHVISDFQEQKEKDWLLGLEKKYKVIINQDALNQVKEELK
- a CDS encoding acyltransferase family protein; the encoded protein is MKSITTNKQRIFGLDVVRALAILLILCSHSTILIFPESQSTLIKTIQFFGTIGVDLFFVLSGFLIGGILIKQIEAKQTKFKNFTQFWMRRWLRTLPNYYLVLLINIGLLFVFNTEVPKQLYKYFFFLQNFSNRQADFFTESWSLTIEEFAYLIGPILVFLLSLIFKKSSKWLFLVVTLLVICVSIFHRFIFDVGITNSPNDFSWSKSLRKVVVYRLDSIYYGFLAAFLAFYYALAWRRYKWISCGLGAILFMGIHVYIYINSLNPDHFSTFFNVYYLSIVSISIVLTFPMFSNWTSTTILKKPITAISLWSYSIYLINYSIVLLSIQQCVAISDLSDLIKLGVLVFYWSATLVLSYLLFSFFEYPIIKFRDSAQVKRWFAS
- a CDS encoding peptidylprolyl isomerase → MKFTIKTKTLSSFAFLLLAIFTASAQEVIDETAPEIIKDTIVANGATKVDGVAAVVGDYIVLDSDIEKMILQLKAQGASLEGVTNCQLFGKLLEDKLYAHHAIQDSIVVNDAEITSYVNQQVEQFVQQFNGNMDELLKFYKKDSEASFREEMFEINKSNKLASEMKNKIVDEIEVTPEEVRQFFNKIPKEERPRFGTELKVAQIIIEPKVSDTENQRVIDQLKEYKREIEEDGKSFRSRAAFYSDDPGSKKAGGKLPPMNRSNPRMVKEFRDVAFSLQEGEISDPFATDFGYHIIYLEKIRGQEYDVSHILLVPEISDEEVMEAKERIEKIKEDINKGDYTFAEAAKEFSDEVQTKYQGGQLINPQTQDYNFELTKMDPELYGQLQGLENNAISEVLTDSDRQGNIKFKLVTVTDRIEDHDADYSRDYLKIKELALSEKQYEAIGKWQNEKITDTYIKISESHRDCDFSSNWLKNK
- a CDS encoding peptidyl-prolyl cis-trans isomerase, whose translation is MKKSIFISIIVSVLWSCDYFNPVPEEEALARVENSFLYAKDLKKVLPENLTKSDSAIFTNNFINKWATQQLLVQGAQVNLSDDKIEKFDRLIQQYKSDLYSKAYLEALVSKNLDTIVSNAEATGYYDANKEAFKLNEDLIQFRYVNVDANRLDLEKIKTKFKRFNKTDRKDLDSVSIQFKSYSLKDSVWIRVDQVIRKITAVHPENRNELLKKSNFIQLKDSLGLYLMQINDVLLRNDTAPLEYVRPTINQIVINKRKLELIKQLEKDITKDAIKNEQFEIYN